Proteins from a single region of Nitrososphaerota archaeon:
- a CDS encoding ABC transporter ATP-binding protein: MIDTDGLTKKFGDSTAVDSVTLHVDEGEVFGFLGPNGAGKTTTVRMLTCLVSKSSGSATVGGYEIAKTADQPKIRKMVGLLTENVGLYEELSAYDNLDFYGRYYKIGEQQRKERIRYLLEMLGLWDKRGAAAGTFSKGMKQKLAIARALVHDPEILFLDEPTASLDPEAAKTVRDFVLELKKEKRTIFLNTHLLDEAERICDRVAILKTRLVATGSPQELRRSLTGRKVKVQLQRVDDAMVSAVSSMGYEVGEVTDDSFVVGLNEPETENPEIIRSVQSAGGKVVFVTEVGSSLEDVYLKLVKGE; this comes from the coding sequence GTTCGGGTTCCTGGGTCCTAACGGCGCGGGCAAGACCACCACTGTCAGGATGCTGACGTGCCTCGTTTCCAAGAGCTCCGGCAGCGCCACCGTGGGGGGTTACGAGATCGCGAAAACCGCGGACCAGCCGAAGATAAGGAAGATGGTGGGCCTCCTCACGGAGAACGTAGGCCTGTACGAAGAGTTGAGCGCCTACGACAACCTGGACTTCTACGGCCGGTACTACAAGATCGGGGAACAGCAGAGGAAGGAGAGGATCAGGTATCTCCTGGAGATGCTGGGGCTCTGGGACAAGAGAGGCGCCGCAGCAGGGACGTTCTCGAAGGGGATGAAACAAAAGCTGGCGATCGCGAGGGCCCTCGTCCACGACCCTGAAATCCTGTTCTTGGACGAGCCGACGGCCAGCCTGGATCCGGAGGCCGCGAAGACCGTCAGAGACTTCGTCCTTGAGCTGAAGAAGGAAAAGAGGACGATCTTCCTGAACACCCACCTCCTGGACGAAGCGGAAAGGATCTGCGACCGGGTCGCCATCCTCAAGACGAGACTGGTGGCCACCGGGAGCCCGCAGGAGCTCAGGCGCTCGCTTACAGGCAGGAAGGTGAAGGTCCAGCTTCAACGCGTCGATGACGCGATGGTTTCCGCTGTGAGCAGTATGGGGTACGAGGTCGGAGAGGTGACAGACGACAGCTTCGTGGTCGGCCTGAATGAACCAGAGACGGAGAACCCTGAGATAATTAGGTCGGTCCAGAGCGCCGGAGGAAAGGTGGTCTTCGTCACAGAGGTGGGGTCCAGTCTGGAGGACGTCTACCTCAAGCTGGTGAAGGGAGAGTAG
- a CDS encoding ABC transporter permease subunit yields MDLQNAWNVALKDFKTYSRKPSVIYATVALPLIVGVGFPLIINYSLHRTVKGLSAAAAPGLMNSFSIWFLVGAAIIPTALASYSLVGEKVQKSLEPMLATPMTDGDILLGKTLSSFLLPVAALYAGSISYMALMDYFTHGVLGRYYYPNWDIGAILLAAPFAALLSVEANVVISSRMTDVRSAQQSGALIMLPFVGLYLVSELGFFTLSDTNLVILAGVLAAVSVAMFFVAKATFQREEILTRWR; encoded by the coding sequence GTGGACTTGCAGAACGCCTGGAATGTAGCCCTGAAGGATTTCAAGACATACTCGAGAAAGCCTTCTGTCATCTATGCGACGGTCGCCCTCCCCCTGATAGTCGGAGTCGGCTTTCCGCTCATCATCAACTACTCGCTCCACCGGACCGTCAAGGGACTGAGCGCAGCAGCCGCCCCCGGGCTCATGAACTCGTTTTCCATCTGGTTCCTGGTCGGGGCGGCGATCATCCCGACCGCTCTCGCTTCCTACAGCCTCGTAGGAGAAAAGGTGCAGAAGAGCCTCGAGCCGATGCTCGCCACCCCCATGACAGACGGGGACATCCTGCTCGGCAAGACACTGTCTTCTTTCCTCCTCCCTGTCGCGGCGCTCTACGCCGGCTCCATATCCTACATGGCGCTCATGGACTATTTCACCCACGGCGTGCTGGGGCGTTACTATTACCCTAACTGGGACATCGGAGCGATACTCCTCGCGGCGCCTTTCGCCGCCCTGCTCAGCGTGGAGGCGAACGTCGTCATCTCCTCCAGGATGACCGACGTGCGGAGCGCGCAGCAGTCCGGAGCGCTCATCATGCTGCCCTTCGTAGGGCTCTACCTCGTGTCAGAACTCGGATTCTTCACGCTGAGTGACACCAACCTGGTCATCCTGGCCGGAGTCCTCGCGGCCGTCAGCGTCGCCATGTTCTTCGTGGCAAAGGCGACATTCCAGAGGGAAGAGATACTCACCAGATGGAGATGA